A window of the Phaeodactylum tricornutum CCAP 1055/1 PHATR_bd_8x17 genomic scaffold, whole genome shotgun sequence genome harbors these coding sequences:
- a CDS encoding predicted protein, which produces MISPFHITAFYAALHRQHYPDLPTFVANYYKFENGETSSGPTVVRPLKNRVSTKKNRNKSQLPRKFLDFLQEDAQSSGFVTVTSRIEFAQTSADRSTTKLAVQLHDGQLVESVLMRYVSTATSNNSRASLCVSSQCGCAMGCTFCATGTMGLSGNLTAGEILEQIPLPKLDLVRNVVFMGMGEPLDNYSNVVEACRALIDRQRWNLAHGRVTVSTVGLVSQIRKLTAELPEVSLALSLHAPNQQDRQAIVPTAKHYPLEDLIDALDQHMMAYLQKRTNPMIEYVMLEGPTSTLECAHQLGKLCENRHLVVNLIPYNQTNVRDVLRCPSREHMEEFREIVVSYGSFCTIRKTMGADIDSACGQLITLRENKQSQNEHNAKGDVKDIEDGGSGCGGGTKQQALATSSGGSVRRKVEVAEVLGKGQLSDHSACSHIEQGVNLEAWIRPLALATTLAGSCFMISIALAIRQRRRQ; this is translated from the exons ATGATTTCTCCTTTCCACATCACAGCCTTTTACGCGGCACTCCATCGCCAGCACTATCCCGATCTTCCTACCTTTGTAGCGAACTACTACAAATTTGAAAATGGGGAGACCTCCTCGGGCCCGACTGTGGTGCGGCCGTTGAAGAATCGCGTCTCCACTAAAAAGAATCGGAACAAGTCGCAGCTGCCCCGCAAATTCCTGGACTTTCTGCAAGAAGACGCCCAAAGCAGTGGATTTGTTACGGTGACTTCCCGCATTGAGTTTGCCCAAACCTCCGCCGATCGGTCCACCACGAAGCTGGCTGTACAACTGCACGACGGACAGTTGGTCGAATCGGTCTTGATGCGTTACGTTTCGACGGCTACAAGCAACAACTCCCGGGCCTCGCTCTGCGTGAGTAGTCAGTGCGGCTGTGCCATGGGTTGCACCTTTTGTGCCACCGGTACCATGGGACTGTCGGGAAATTTGACGGCGGGCGAGATTTTGGAACAAATC CCTTTGCCTAAGCTAGATCTTGTGCGAAATGTG GTTTTCATGGGCATGGGAGAACCACTGGACAACTACAGCAATGTAGTAGAAGCCTGTCGAGCCCTGATTGATCGCCAGCGTTGGAATCTGGCGCACGGCAGGGTTACGGTCAGTACGGTCGGATTGGTGTCACAGATTCGGAAACTCACGGCGGAACTGCCCGAAGTAAGTCTAGCCTTGTCCTTGCATGCTCCGAACCAGCAAGATCGCCAGGCTATTGTCCCCACGGCCAAGCACTATCCGTTAGAAGATTTGATTGACGCATTAGATCAACATATGATGGCATATCTCCAAAAGAGGACAAACC CCATGATTGAATACGTCATGTTGGAAGGTCCCACCTCGACATTGGAATGTGCCCATCAGTTGGGGAAGCTGTGCGAGAATCGTCATTTGGTCGTCAATCTCATTCCCTACAATCAGACCAATGTACGGGACGTATTGCGCTGCCCAAGCCGCGAACACATGGAAGAATTCCGGGAAATTGTGGTATCGTACGGGTCTTTCTGCACTATTCGCAAGACTATGGGAGCCGATATCGACAGCGCTTGTGGACAGCTTATCACGCTCCGCGAAAACAAGCAATCGCAAAATGAACACAACGCGAAGGGTGACGTTAAAGATATTGAAGATGGTGGCAGCGGATGCGGAGGAGGAACAAAACAACAGGCATTAGCTACATCCTCAGGAGGGTCCGTGAGGCGTAAAGTTGAAGTAGCTGAGGTATTGGGAAAAGGACAGCTATCTGACCACTCCGCATGTAGCCATATAGAACAAGGAGTCAATTTGGAAGCTTGGATTAGACCCTTGGCTCTCGCTACAACTTTGGCTGGAAGCTGTTTTATGATATCTATTGCGCTCGCTATACGCCAACGCAGGCGACAATAA